The DNA region ATTCCACTTGCCGTATTACTAATGCTGTGGACATACTTGCAGGTATGTACAAGCACCTTTAGCTTATCcaagggaaaggaaaagaagaatGAATGGAGGTGAAGATTGGCTACCTTTTTGTCTTTATGCTGACAAAAAATTTGCTGATAGACTCAACCCTTGCTATTGGTGTGATTATTACTCTGCCAACCCCAGGACACCTCATAATACTGAACTTGCTCCTTGGGTTGCCAGATTTTACAAGCAAACAAAAGTATAGATGTATAATATTGACAAAATTGACTTTTAACTAAAATTTGATTTATTGATTATTCAAAAAATATAGAGGAAAGAAATGTCCCTCtaatttgttgttttttattGGAATACAATCCAGGTGAAAGTTGTAAACCAATACGACTTTAAAACTGAATTAAGCAATGGGTCCATTATTATGTAAAAAACACACACAAGATTCATGTGCAAACAAAGTCATCTCTTTCATGCAGGTGTAGCTTTTGTTTTTACTAAATCGCCCCCACAATTCCAACCGAGCCAGTGTGGTGAAGACCAAAGGCCAAATGATCGAACTTGAAACAGTCAATGCGAGCCAGTGTGGTGAAGACCAAAGGCCAAACGATTGAACTTGAAACAGTCAATGCGAGTGGCACCTATTAAGTAAGTGTAACTTGCAAAATATTTATACAATATAGTGTTCACATTTTATTCACTATGTGTAGGAAAGACAACACACTGACTGAACTAGGTTTGGGAGTTGAGACCCATACATGAGAGTTCAGTGGCAACCAAAGCATAAAGATGGAATAAACAAAACAACACACCATAATCATAACCTTAAATATTTTGATAAACAGaaccaaacacttttattttGATAAACAGAGGCTAAACTAATAATCTTCAGGAGCCAAAGGCTGGTGTGCATGTGAGGGCTCTGTTGGGATCACAAGATACTCATATATGAGTGCTGCCAGTGCAGCTCCAAGAAAAGGGCCCAACCAGAAGACCCAGTGGTAGTGCCATCTCCAGCCCACCAAGGAAGGCCCAAAAGCCAGAGCTGGGTTCATGCATGCTCCATCAAATGGTCCACCAACAAGGATGTTTGCCCCAACTATGAGTCCAATTGCCAAAGGTGCAATGGCCCCAATACTACCCCTTTTGGGATCAATTGCAGTAGCATATACTGTGTACATCAGCCCAAATGTCATGATAATCTCAAGTATAAGCCCGTGGAAAGCGCCAATACCCTGTCCTACATGAAACCCTGCTGGTCTCTGCATTAAAACCACAACACCAAATCAGTTTTCATTGAAAGTTAATTGCTATAATATTAATGATATACTCAACTATTCAAATAGTGCCACCACCACCCATCTTTAGACTATCCCCTCTTAATGATAGAATGCAAGGCATAGTTATGATAATTTGTTTCAATAACGCACTAGCATAGCTACATAACACCAGCTTATCTCTTTCTAAGGGATTATCTCTTTCTAAGAGAAATGAGCAAATTTGTAATATGCTATTTGGAACAATCAGTTAacctttatatttttattttcatgtttatgggtgatttttttgttttttgcttGTTAGGATTACTGTCACCGGTGTGTGGTTTTAGAGCATGCTAGCTGTTACGAGTATCTTATGCTATGTTATGGTGCTTTTCTAGGTTTGAGTCCCTTATTATGTGTGCCTTGACTTTTGCCTTAATTTTACAATATAAAACTTAACCGAAAACATAAAATAGTGTTGATATCTAACAAACACCTCatatctctctctatctctccccCCTATCATATATCACATGATTATCTTCCTTCTCCGCTCTCTGAGTATCTATTGGATGTCTGCAGTATGCGGATCCTTATAAAttactttccttttttttaccATCCTACTATTATCCAGTTTTGGAGTTAGCACATAAAAATAAGATTTACCATGTTATTAGTGCAAAGCCTGAGCAAGAGGGCAGCCACTATAGCACCTAGAAGTTGAGCAATCCAATAGTAGATGGCACGAACAACAGAGATTCTTCCACCTATGAGAGCACCGAATGTCACTGCCGGATTGACATGGCCACCGGATACATGCATGCTGGAAGACACAGCAGCAAACAGAGCAAATGCATGTGCAAGTGCAATTGCCAACAATTCACCAGCTGAGAAAGCTGAATCCCTGTAAATCTTAACTGCAATATAGAAAAAGCACACAAAATCACCATCACTACTCATTTACCAAAAACACTAGCATAGTCATTACATGCATGCATGTGTTAGATGCTTAGATTAACATAATCACAAAGACACAAGATTATGAGTATTCTTTTCCAAAGAGGTATACTCAAAAAATCACATTCCTGTTTGAACCGAAAACATCTAAATCCTGATGGGACTAACCCTCCCAATTCAAAAACTTGCTTAACAAAAATCAAGAAAGAAATTAAACATGTACCATGGTACATAAACCAGTCATatgttaaatttataattttatccTAAATTCATTCTTAGTCAGCCCAGATAAATAATAGAAACTTCAAAACCATTATCTCTTGTTAAACATGTAAGGACAGATTTTGAGTGTGTATATATTATACAAACCCAAAGCAAGGCCAGAGCCTTCTCCAGCAAAGACAAAGATGAAAGTGGAGACAAATTCAGCTATGCTGGCTCTTATGGAGTCTGGGTGGGTAGCCTCATCAGCCCTTCCAAAAGCATATCTACGGGTTGACATTTCTAACACTAGCACCTAAGATTGTCCCAGGTAAAAATGAATGTTTTTAATCCACTGAGTTTGAGAGTTTGGAGTTTTATTGTTCCAGAAAAGGTGCTTGTTCTTTGGTGTGAATGAAACTGAATAAGGGAGTTTTGAAGGTAGGGTGATAGAGGGTCTTTTGCATGGCTTACAAGTGAAGTGGAAGTGCTTATATGAGGAAAATAGGAGTTGGACTAAGGTGAGACACCTGGATTTGTAAGATGCTAAATGATGGGCACGTAGTGTCATACTCATATATATGTGTTGGTTGCTCATGTCCTATACATATGCACCTATATCCACATTCACCAGTGTTTAATGTTGATCCTCATTTTCTCAACAAAGACAAAATTCAAAGTCTAGCCACTAGGCGGTTGCGGTTCCACAGGCTTAATTGTCTGACTTGTGTATTTTTAAAGTCAGTGTTTTTTCAATTCATCTTAGATAATGTTTATgcattattaaatttaaacttTAAAATCTGTTTATGATTGCATCAATAATTTGTGTTTAAACTCAtagaatttaataaattttaccTATTAGTTgtactttttttaaataatctgTCGCATGTACTACTTCCTTTCATTCAACTTAATCTGTCAAAAACAGAACCTGCAAGTTAATTCTGGGGATGATCTGGATGTGTCTTGATCAATTACATGTTAAATCATTAAGagaaatttgaattgaaatcaccAATCATTGAATATGATTTATGATAAAATGTTATAGTGATATTTTGatacatatataaaaaaaagctTTGATTGTATGATGTGGATGTGACCATCCCTAACTTTGCTTGAGCAGTGTATCCCATTGCCATGTGAAAACAAGCTTATTCTCAGATAAGTATTTGAATTGAGTTAAGTAATTCTGGTCTTGAACAAAACTTTATGAGTTTTAACATTACATTTACTATCTTGCAGAAATTACCCCTTTGTCTTCAAACTCAGTAGTTTAACTGATTGTCTGTTATCCGTATCAGAAATGAATCTTCTAGTGGAGAGGATAaacatattataaatataatgtGAAACTATTCATTGTCTTCTGAACTAAATACATGCAAAGGTAAAAACAATGGAAATAACAACATCCCAAAGAAATTTTTTATCTAATATGAAAAAATCTTCTTGCATGCAGTAATGGAGCCAATTTCTACTTTAGATTATCTATCATTGTCAACTGAATTGAGTGTTTTGATGAATATATGAACACAAATGGGGTACTCTTGATACAAAACAATACACCATGCTATAGTGACTTTTAAATTTGTTTAGTCATTCTCTATTTTTATTTGCTCTATCTCTTCCATTCTCTTCAACACTTCACTCATTTTTGGCCTTTTCTCTGGTGCCATATCTGTACACTCCAGAGCCAGCTCTGTTAGCTCCAACATTCCATCATGCCTTTCTTTTTCTGCTAGAATCTCTAAATCCAATATATCTGTGGACCAATCATTGTTCACCACTGTTCTCACCCAATCTGAAAGATCACTGGTTGTTTCCTCAACTCCTAAGATTTGACCAGGAACTTTACCAGTTATGATCTCTAGCATGATGATACCAAAGCAATAAACATCAGCTTTGTGACTCAGCTTCTTATTCCCTTTAACAAATTCTGGCGACTTGCTTATGGCTAGCTTTTCTGCATTCTTTTTACCTTTGAGTAGAGGTAAGAAGCCATAGTCTGTGAGCTTGGAATGGTAGCCTTGGCTATCTTGATGGACTATGACATTGCATGATTTGAGGTTGGCATGAGGAACCTTGTGAGAAGACAAAGAATGATGAAGGAAAGCAAGACCTTTTGCTATGTCTTTGATAATAGCTAGCCTTGTGGTCCAATCAAGAGATACTCTTCCAGCTCCTCTACCCTCTAGAACCATAAGATTATGAATGTTAGTGTGACACTTAGTGTGTATTtaaaatccttctacaattgattctaaagtcaaaatcaattttagggaGAAGCTACTGCGAGTAATAGCTAAAAGGTGGCAGAATTGATTTTTGATGAAAAAGAAGTTCATCTGGGTGTCACCCACCTTTGGACTTGCCCTGGATGTACACGTAGAGCTTTTACTCGCCCCCTCCAGCAAGTACTTTACACTAGATCCCATCTAACTTGGTACCTTACTTGTGTGCTCAATGTACCAAGCTCAATTGGTAGCCACTTAGCCCTCAAGTCTTGCGATCGAGTCTAGGTAAGGTAAAGTACTACTGGCTGGAGGGGGCACGAAATATCTGGGTTAGTTCAAAAAATCGCGGGGTAAGCCCAGAGGTGGCGACACCCGGATGTTAATTCCAAAATTCCAAACATGAGATTAGTTATTCTGGGTTTTCTTTAGGAATTTAATGAAGGAAAGAATCAAACTAACCATGTAGGAGTTCAAATAAACTGCCATCAGAGGTGAGTTCATATATGATCAGCTTTTGCTCCTCTAAATAATAAAAGGATATAATTTCTACTATATTTTCATGCTTTATCTGTCCTAACAATTGCATCTGCCGCAGAAACTCCTTCCTGCTCAATTCACTCATGGAGCTAAGTCTCTTCACTGCAACAACAGTGCCAGTTTCAAGTGTTGCTTTGTATGTAACACCTAAGTTCCCTCTTCCTAGAACTTGTGCTGATGCCCTTAATAAATCATCCAAGTCAAAAACTGGGAAATTCTTGTTGGAAAATTCTAATTGGCCTAATCTTTGAGACTCTTCACTGTTCCCTGGATAAGACACCATCTTCCTTGCCCATGCTCCAAAAACATACCCTATAAGAAAAATACAAAAGGTTCAAAAAATTTAGTGTGTTTGGTTACACCTTTGGGAGCCTTGGAATCAATTCTCATTAACCATAATCAGTTTTAGGTGGTAATATTGATGTCTGTCAATAGACCTGGAGAATGGATTTTAATTCCAAAATCAGTTTTGCGTTGAAATTAGAGAGGGTAACTTTTGTGGTGAACATAATAAATGAGATTTCATAACTGGATTTCACATCTTTACCCTATAGAAACCACTTTTCTCATGAacgtatccaaacataaatcacatcacTTTCAACTCAATTTTATCAAAGTCAATGTTACCGAAATCAATTATATCCAAAATCAAGTTTGACAATACtgaaccaaacatgcacttagaaATCCAGAATTAGCTTGAGACAACATTGTACTTTATGAAATTCTTGATTCACTTGACaaatgtttttcatttttttcttagaATATTCATATAGATAGCATTGTAATAAGGTTTTAGAAAGCCAATGGTTGGATGACATGTTGTATAAGATATGATCTTACCTGCTGAACCATCtcttcttgtttcttttctaCTTGCTTTTCTTAtagaaaacaagaaagaaataatgatcAGAAAAAGACACAGTGCAGCTGCAGAAGCAATCAAAGCAATAATCCATACATGAAGTCTCTTCTTATTTCTTTCCACTGCAGGGATTGGAGGTGGAGCAGGAGGTTCAGCAGGACATAACTTATCCAATTGCTTTCCACAAAGATCTGAATTATTATCAAATGAACTCTTTGGGAGCTTTTGAAGAACAGAAGTTTCAGGAATTGGCCCTACCAGATGATTGTATGACACATTGAAACTTGTCAATGATGGTTGATCAAAGGGTGGAATTTTACCATCCAAGTAGTTTTGTTGCAGCTCCAACACTTCAAGACTTTGCAATTCAACATACTCCCCAGGAATTGACCCTGAGAAACGATTGAATGAGAGCAAGACCTGTTCCAAAAACACCAAACTTGTGAGGTTTGGTAGAGGCCCAAAAATTGCATTGTTTCTGAAGCTAATCTGGGTCAACAAAGTTATGTTTTGAAGGAATGTGGGAGGTAAAAAGCCACTAAGGTTAACTCCTTCAAGAACAATATGAACAACATGCCAATTGGAACAAGTGACACCAATCCATCTACTAAGATTCTCTATACAAGGAGGCCCTGTCCAATTCCCATGCAAATCAAGAGAAGAATTTAAAGAATCCCTTATGACTAACAAAGCATCTCTTTCTTCTGGATGAAAATCTTCAACACACAAGACCAAGTTCAATGACACaaacaacaccaccaccacataGCAAAAGCTTTTTTTAAAGGCCAACCTCATGATGATGGTGGATGTTGAAAATGCAGAAAGAAGCTTGACATGGGTTTTGGAACCAATCAAGAAGTGAGAACAGAGTCATATCAATCATACACTCTTGTTTGTTAATTGTTTTTCAGTTTGACGAAGTTGGCAAGGCAAAGTTGTGCCTAGATGCTGATAATGGTATTGGACACAAACGGTCTGAACTAGGAggcttgttttgttttatttattgtatTAATTAGTGACACAACATGACAGCTTTCAACCTTTCATTAAGGATCCCGCATGATATAATGTCCCATGTTATTTGATAATTGAGTTGTTAATGAATAAAAAATGTGTGTTGTTTCAAATATAGAGACTTCGTGGGAAGTAAGAAATGTCAATGACCACTATTTTATCCATTTAGTAGTTTGTTGCATTTCTCTAGAGCattcaagtggtacatgttcaatatttcttaaaattttttttaaaccataTCCCTTAAATATAgtcttgagttttttttttggtacattggaaaATAAAGTCTTGGGTTTGAGTCTTCTTTATGTAAAATACATCTGCAAACATGACGATGAGGTTATCTCTAAAAGAGCAGTCAAAGCATCTGCAAATATGTTGTGGTCCTTAGAGATATAAGACTAAGAAACATATCAACTCCAATTCAGTGTATTCCTAACTCGGAGAATCACATCTCTCAACCAATAAGTACTAACATCAAAATTGCTCATAAAGATGGATAACATCTAAGTAATTAATCAGATTCACaatcaatatttttaaaacCCAAGTCTCGAGCATACCGTAACCAACCTCCATTGCGAGTGAAGATGAAATCCAAGGGAAAATGAAGCCATAACCTTCCCGAGGAGTGCCAACTCGATAATTTCTAGTATATTTTGATGTGGGCTTATATGAGTTGGTCCGCTTAACCCGTAGGTTAAATGGGTTTGGTATGTGAGTTTATGGACCAATCCGCACaccaatatatatttttacctATTAAAAAATTGATGAAAGTGAAAAAAGAATTAAGttgttaatatttttattttgtatttagATGATATAAATAGAGTTCTGTTTTAGATTTtgcaattttaataaaaaaacttttattatattttttcacttatttttatatttttttaaatacttttacaattttgtttgatttttaaattttattaatttgttgGTCTGCGGATTGATCCACTAACCCGCAGACTAATGCGATAAAGATGCGGACCATGAAAGTATTAAGCTTGCTTATTTTGCAAATCAACTAGGTTTTTTTAGGTAAGCAAAATTTGTATAATCTATTTAGTTGCAGGCCATGCATACCGGGCCTTAACGGACCAGGTTGGCCCACTTACCTACCTCTTATTATCAAGTTAAGTGAAAGATCAATATGCTGAAGGAATTTAAAACTACATTATGCAGCATATTTTAACACCACTTAAATTGTAATCATTTTGCATGGGACACAATGTTTAATCTCATATCCACTACTACTTAATATTCTCAAAAGAATAACTTGCAAGCAAAAATTTGGTTCACAAAGTGTGAAATCCTAGAATGAATCATGAATGTGTGCATCCAAGACTCAACACAAAAGAAATTAAACCTAAGACATGAAAACTAAATTAAGTTATGGAAAAAATGGGTAATGGAAATGTATCTGAGGGAGAAGAGACATTGAAGCCAAACTAGAAGAAGAGAAATAGTAAATGCCTTAGCAAAAGATAGATGGACATGAACATTCTAAAAGAAGCGAgaattaaagaagaaaaaatagtattttatattttttataaaattcttttaatttatgtttCAATTTTCTTCAGTGCGCTT from Lotus japonicus ecotype B-129 chromosome 2, LjGifu_v1.2 includes:
- the LOC130738533 gene encoding probable aquaporin TIP-type alpha is translated as MSTRRYAFGRADEATHPDSIRASIAEFVSTFIFVFAGEGSGLALVKIYRDSAFSAGELLAIALAHAFALFAAVSSSMHVSGGHVNPAVTFGALIGGRISVVRAIYYWIAQLLGAIVAALLLRLCTNNMRPAGFHVGQGIGAFHGLILEIIMTFGLMYTVYATAIDPKRGSIGAIAPLAIGLIVGANILVGGPFDGACMNPALAFGPSLVGWRWHYHWVFWLGPFLGAALAALIYEYLVIPTEPSHAHQPLAPEDY
- the LOC130738531 gene encoding leucine-rich repeat receptor-like protein kinase PXC1 isoform X1 — encoded protein: MRLAFKKSFCYVVVVLFVSLNLVLCVEDFHPEERDALLVIRDSLNSSLDLHGNWTGPPCIENLSRWIGVTCSNWHVVHIVLEGVNLSGFLPPTFLQNITLLTQISFRNNAIFGPLPNLTSLVFLEQVLLSFNRFSGSIPGEYVELQSLEVLELQQNYLDGKIPPFDQPSLTSFNVSYNHLVGPIPETSVLQKLPKSSFDNNSDLCGKQLDKLCPAEPPAPPPIPAVERNKKRLHVWIIALIASAAALCLFLIIISFLFSIRKASRKETRRDGSAGYVFGAWARKMVSYPGNSEESQRLGQLEFSNKNFPVFDLDDLLRASAQVLGRGNLGVTYKATLETGTVVAVKRLSSMSELSRKEFLRQMQLLGQIKHENIVEIISFYYLEEQKLIIYELTSDGSLFELLHEGRGAGRVSLDWTTRLAIIKDIAKGLAFLHHSLSSHKVPHANLKSCNVIVHQDSQGYHSKLTDYGFLPLLKGKKNAEKLAISKSPEFVKGNKKLSHKADVYCFGIIMLEIITGKVPGQILGVEETTSDLSDWVRTVVNNDWSTDILDLEILAEKERHDGMLELTELALECTDMAPEKRPKMSEVLKRMEEIEQIKIEND
- the LOC130738531 gene encoding leucine-rich repeat receptor-like protein kinase PXC1 isoform X2, with the translated sequence MIDMTLFSLLDWFQNPCQASFCIFNIHHHHEVLLSFNRFSGSIPGEYVELQSLEVLELQQNYLDGKIPPFDQPSLTSFNVSYNHLVGPIPETSVLQKLPKSSFDNNSDLCGKQLDKLCPAEPPAPPPIPAVERNKKRLHVWIIALIASAAALCLFLIIISFLFSIRKASRKETRRDGSAGYVFGAWARKMVSYPGNSEESQRLGQLEFSNKNFPVFDLDDLLRASAQVLGRGNLGVTYKATLETGTVVAVKRLSSMSELSRKEFLRQMQLLGQIKHENIVEIISFYYLEEQKLIIYELTSDGSLFELLHEGRGAGRVSLDWTTRLAIIKDIAKGLAFLHHSLSSHKVPHANLKSCNVIVHQDSQGYHSKLTDYGFLPLLKGKKNAEKLAISKSPEFVKGNKKLSHKADVYCFGIIMLEIITGKVPGQILGVEETTSDLSDWVRTVVNNDWSTDILDLEILAEKERHDGMLELTELALECTDMAPEKRPKMSEVLKRMEEIEQIKIEND